From the genome of Ooceraea biroi isolate clonal line C1 chromosome 10, Obir_v5.4, whole genome shotgun sequence:
AGTCAACGGTGTAATAAACACTTGCGTTCTGTTACCTGCACGTAAATCCTATAAAGGCACATTTCAATCGAGTTCATAATCCGTCCGCTTACGTTTTCTCAGATTCACTGCGCTTTGTGAGGTCTCGATGACGTTCGAACCTTTCTTCAACCATTTGTTCAACAGCACCTTGGCTTTTCTACCTTCTAGAAATAGATCTCTCTCCAATCTTGGCAGTAAATTATTGAGCGTAGGATCGGAAACAGGATTCTGTGCCCAGTCCATGACTAGTCTGAATCGTGATCTAAAGGTCTAGGAGATACAGGAAATACAATTACTTGATGCTAATCAAACAATCAAGGTGAATGTGAGCTTGCTGAGCCATGCTACTTACCAGCAACAAACTGTCAATTATCATTTCACAATCAcgattattaaacttttttaaatacattccTACTTCGTAATAATATGGATTCCACTTATTTAACATGACGGTGCAAGCATCTGCCAATAAAATTTCTCTGTAACAGAAATGAGAGGAACGTGCAATTGGAGGAATTGTCACTATGTTTTCCATGTTAAATGATACGTGTTACACATTATACCTGTAGCCTTCTTTGTACGTTTTGGGTATATCTATGCTGACTATCGATTCTTTTGCCAGGTTTAATGGTTGCGCTAGCCATAACGGAAGC
Proteins encoded in this window:
- the LOC105274724 gene encoding DNA replication complex GINS protein PSF3, coding for MTTLSCSYLPDYFSLTDILCTEERLSCKVEVTLPRLGFLDLSSESEDLKSGTKLELPLWLAQPLNLAKESIVSIDIPKTYKEGYREILLADACTVMLNKWNPYYYEVGMYLKKFNNRDCEMIIDSLLLTFRSRFRLVMDWAQNPVSDPTLNNLLPRLERDLFLEGRKAKVLLNKWLKKGSNVIETSQSAVNLRKRKRTDYELD